The following coding sequences are from one Streptomyces sp. NBC_00536 window:
- a CDS encoding thiamine ABC transporter substrate-binding protein gives MSTTKKIAGSALAVALGVSTLAACGGSSGGSEAKPKTITLVSHDSFNVTPAVLKEFEQQSGYTVKVLKSGDAGAALNQEILTKGSPRGDVFFGVDNTLLSRALDNGIFTPYEAKGLAGVGAEYQMDKEHRVTPVDSGDICVNYDKAYFAEKKIAPPQTLDDLIKPEYKDLLVTENAATSSPGLGFLLASVGKYGDAGWKDYWTKLKANGVEVVDGWEQAYNQRFSGSAGGKKAKGDRPLVVSYASSPPVEVIYGEPKPTEAPTGVATGTCFRQVEFAGLLKGAKNEEGGKALLDFLVSKKFQEDMPLQMFVNPVVKDAKLPEDFTKFGAVIDKPETVAPDAIAKNREQWVKTWSSLVVK, from the coding sequence ATGAGCACCACCAAGAAGATCGCGGGCAGCGCGCTCGCCGTCGCGCTGGGCGTCAGCACGCTCGCCGCGTGCGGCGGCAGCAGCGGCGGCAGCGAGGCCAAGCCGAAGACGATCACCCTCGTCAGCCACGACTCCTTCAACGTGACCCCGGCGGTCCTGAAGGAGTTCGAGCAGCAGAGCGGCTACACCGTCAAGGTGCTCAAGAGCGGCGACGCGGGCGCCGCCCTCAACCAGGAGATCCTGACCAAGGGCTCCCCGCGCGGCGACGTCTTCTTCGGCGTCGACAACACGCTGCTCTCGCGCGCCCTCGACAACGGCATCTTCACCCCCTACGAGGCCAAGGGCCTGGCCGGGGTCGGCGCCGAGTACCAGATGGACAAGGAGCACCGGGTCACCCCGGTCGACTCCGGTGACATCTGCGTCAACTACGACAAGGCGTACTTCGCCGAGAAGAAGATCGCCCCGCCGCAGACGCTGGACGACCTGATCAAGCCGGAGTACAAGGACCTGCTGGTCACCGAGAACGCGGCGACCTCCTCGCCCGGCCTCGGCTTCCTGCTCGCCTCCGTCGGCAAGTACGGCGACGCGGGCTGGAAGGACTACTGGACCAAGCTCAAGGCCAACGGCGTCGAGGTCGTCGACGGCTGGGAGCAGGCCTACAACCAGCGCTTCTCCGGCTCCGCGGGCGGCAAGAAGGCCAAGGGCGACCGCCCCCTGGTCGTCTCCTACGCCTCCAGCCCGCCGGTCGAGGTGATCTACGGCGAGCCGAAGCCGACCGAGGCGCCGACCGGCGTCGCCACCGGCACCTGCTTCCGTCAGGTCGAGTTCGCGGGCCTGCTCAAGGGCGCGAAGAACGAGGAGGGCGGCAAGGCCCTGCTCGACTTCCTGGTGAGCAAGAAGTTCCAGGAGGACATGCCCCTCCAGATGTTCGTGAACCCGGTCGTCAAGGACGCCAAGCTGCCGGAGGACTTCACGAAGTTCGGCGCGGTGATCGACAAGCCGGAGACGGTCGCTCCCGACGCCATCGCGAAGAACCGTGAGCAGTGGGTCAAGACATGGTCCTCGCTCGTCGTGAAGTAA
- a CDS encoding LOG family protein has protein sequence MAYPDIEIETLAEFDQVVAHGDLSGYRIQSVNLLERTLALLSSDTSAAVFLGCAMQPDAAAKVRADGALVFPPVPDLPFNPYRGLLYTPEELFDALASGYEATPDAEAYAWFQETKADGDVFSSMLRSIHDDAISDALDEHLSAARVVGVMGGHAMSRGGAAYAGAARLGRSLARAGLTVATGGGPGAMEAANLGAYLAPAADEALPEALEMLAKAPSFTPSVSDWARAAFAVRERWPGGGDSVGIPTWFYGHEPPNAFAGHIAKYFANAIREDGLLARSNAGVVFLPGAAGTVQEIFDNATPNYYESRGEPAPMILVDRAHWTERLPAWPLLQALAAGRPMESRIALVDSVDEVPATLASFV, from the coding sequence ATGGCTTACCCGGACATCGAGATCGAGACCCTCGCCGAATTCGACCAGGTCGTCGCCCACGGCGACCTGAGCGGCTACCGCATCCAGTCGGTCAACCTGCTGGAGCGGACCCTGGCCCTGCTGTCGTCCGACACCTCGGCGGCCGTGTTCCTGGGCTGCGCCATGCAGCCGGACGCCGCCGCGAAGGTGCGCGCGGACGGAGCACTGGTCTTCCCGCCGGTCCCGGACCTGCCGTTCAACCCCTACCGGGGGCTGCTCTACACCCCGGAAGAGCTGTTCGACGCCCTCGCTTCCGGGTACGAGGCCACCCCCGACGCCGAGGCGTACGCCTGGTTCCAGGAGACGAAGGCCGACGGCGACGTCTTCTCCTCCATGCTGCGGTCCATCCACGACGACGCCATCTCGGACGCGCTCGACGAGCACCTGAGCGCCGCCCGGGTGGTCGGCGTCATGGGCGGCCACGCCATGTCCCGCGGCGGGGCGGCCTACGCGGGCGCGGCCCGGCTGGGCCGGAGCCTGGCCCGGGCCGGTCTGACCGTGGCCACCGGTGGCGGCCCGGGTGCGATGGAGGCGGCCAACCTCGGCGCGTATTTGGCCCCGGCGGCGGACGAGGCCCTGCCCGAAGCCCTGGAGATGCTGGCCAAGGCCCCCTCCTTCACCCCGTCGGTCTCCGACTGGGCGCGGGCCGCCTTCGCCGTACGGGAACGCTGGCCCGGCGGCGGCGATTCGGTGGGCATCCCGACCTGGTTCTACGGTCACGAGCCGCCGAACGCCTTCGCGGGCCACATCGCGAAGTACTTCGCCAACGCCATCCGCGAGGACGGGCTCCTCGCCCGGTCCAACGCGGGCGTGGTCTTCCTGCCGGGCGCGGCGGGAACGGTCCAGGAGATCTTCGACAACGCCACCCCGAACTACTACGAGTCCCGCGGCGAGCCCGCCCCGATGATCCTGGTCGACCGGGCGCACTGGACCGAGCGGCTCCCGGCGTGGCCGCTGCTCCAGGCCCTGGCGGCGGGCCGTCCGATGGAGTCCCGGATCGCCCTGGTCGACTCCGTCGACGAGGTTCCGGCGACGCTCGCGTCATTCGTTTAG
- a CDS encoding gamma-aminobutyraldehyde dehydrogenase encodes MTSELRRLRNYIGGEFKDAADGRTTEVVNPATGEVYATAPLSGQGDVDAAMAAAAAAFPGWRDTTPAERQKALLKIADAFEARAEELVATESENTGKPLGLTASEELPPMVDQIRFFAGAARLLEGRSAGEYMEGMTSIVRREPVGVCAQVAPWNYPMMMAVWKFAPAIAAGNTVVLKPSDTTPASTILMAEIIDQILPKGVFNVVCGDRETGKAMVEHHTPAMASITGSVRAGMQVAESAAKDVKRVHLELGGKAPVVVFEDADIAKAAEDIAVAGFFNAGQDCTAATRVIVHESIHDEFVAALAKNAADTKTGQPDDEDVLYGPLNNPNQLKQVAGFIERLPAHAKVEAGGHQVGEKGYFYAPTVVSGLKQDDEIIQNEVFGPVITVQSFTDEAQALEFANGVEFALASSVWTKNHGRAMRMSKNLDFGCVWINTHIPLVAEMPHGGYKKSGYGKDLSAYGFEDYTRIKHVMTSLDG; translated from the coding sequence GTGACCAGCGAACTGCGTCGTCTGCGCAACTACATCGGTGGGGAGTTCAAGGACGCCGCCGACGGGCGGACCACCGAGGTGGTCAACCCCGCCACGGGCGAGGTGTACGCCACCGCCCCGCTGTCCGGGCAGGGCGACGTCGACGCCGCCATGGCCGCCGCCGCGGCCGCCTTCCCGGGCTGGCGCGACACCACCCCCGCCGAGCGCCAGAAGGCCCTCCTCAAGATCGCGGACGCCTTCGAGGCGCGCGCCGAGGAACTGGTGGCCACCGAGTCCGAGAACACCGGCAAGCCGCTGGGCCTCACGGCCAGCGAGGAGCTGCCGCCGATGGTGGACCAGATCCGCTTCTTCGCGGGCGCCGCCCGGCTGCTCGAAGGCCGCTCGGCCGGCGAGTACATGGAGGGCATGACCTCCATCGTGCGCCGCGAGCCGGTCGGCGTCTGCGCCCAGGTCGCGCCGTGGAACTACCCGATGATGATGGCCGTGTGGAAGTTCGCCCCGGCCATCGCCGCGGGCAACACCGTGGTCCTCAAGCCCTCGGACACCACCCCGGCCTCGACGATCCTGATGGCCGAGATCATCGACCAGATCCTGCCCAAGGGCGTCTTCAACGTCGTCTGCGGCGACCGGGAGACCGGCAAGGCGATGGTCGAGCACCACACCCCGGCGATGGCCTCCATCACCGGTTCGGTGCGCGCGGGCATGCAGGTCGCCGAGAGCGCCGCCAAGGACGTCAAGCGGGTCCACCTGGAGCTGGGCGGCAAGGCCCCGGTCGTGGTCTTCGAGGACGCCGACATCGCCAAGGCCGCCGAGGACATCGCGGTCGCGGGCTTCTTCAACGCCGGCCAGGACTGCACCGCGGCCACCCGCGTGATCGTCCACGAGTCGATCCACGACGAGTTCGTCGCGGCGCTCGCCAAGAACGCGGCCGACACCAAGACCGGTCAGCCGGACGACGAGGACGTGCTCTACGGCCCGCTGAACAACCCGAACCAGCTGAAGCAGGTCGCGGGCTTCATCGAGCGCCTCCCCGCGCACGCCAAGGTCGAGGCGGGCGGCCACCAGGTCGGCGAGAAGGGCTACTTCTACGCCCCGACCGTGGTCTCCGGCCTCAAGCAGGACGACGAGATCATCCAGAACGAGGTCTTCGGCCCGGTCATCACCGTCCAGTCCTTCACGGACGAGGCGCAGGCCCTGGAGTTCGCGAACGGCGTCGAGTTCGCCCTCGCGTCCTCGGTGTGGACCAAGAACCACGGCCGTGCGATGCGCATGTCCAAGAACCTCGACTTCGGCTGCGTGTGGATCAACACCCACATCCCGCTGGTCGCCGAGATGCCGCACGGCGGGTACAAGAAGTCCGGCTACGGCAAGGACCTCTCGGCCTACGGCTTCGAGGACTACACCCGCATCAAGCACGTGATGACCTCGCTCGACGGCTGA
- the rlmN gene encoding 23S rRNA (adenine(2503)-C(2))-methyltransferase RlmN codes for MARPVPGELTFVAPRGAKKPPRHLADLTPEERREAVAAIGEKPFRAKQLSQHYFARYNHDPAQWTDIPAASREKLREELLPDLMSVIRHISCDDDTTRKTLWKLHDGTLVESVLMRYPERVTMCISSQAGCGMNCPFCATGQAGLDRNLSTAEIVHQIVDGMRALRDGEVPGGPARLSNIVFMGMGEPLANYNRVVGAIRRLTDPEPDGLGLSQRGITVSTVGLVPAMLRFADEGFKCRLAVSLHAPDDELRDTLVPVNTRWNVREVLDAAWEYADKSGRRISIEYALIRDINDQAWRGDRLGRLLKGKRVHVNLIPLNPTPGSKWTASRPEDEKAFVEAIARHGVPVTVRDTRGQEIDGACGQLAATER; via the coding sequence ATGGCCCGCCCTGTTCCGGGAGAGCTCACTTTCGTCGCCCCTCGCGGAGCCAAGAAGCCCCCGCGGCACCTGGCCGACCTCACCCCGGAGGAGCGGCGCGAGGCGGTGGCCGCGATCGGTGAGAAGCCCTTCCGGGCCAAGCAGCTGTCCCAGCACTACTTCGCCCGGTACAACCACGACCCGGCGCAGTGGACGGACATTCCCGCGGCCTCCCGCGAGAAGCTCCGCGAGGAGCTGCTCCCGGACCTGATGTCGGTCATCCGGCACATCTCGTGCGACGACGACACCACCCGCAAGACCCTGTGGAAGCTGCACGACGGCACGCTCGTCGAGTCCGTCCTGATGCGCTACCCCGAGCGGGTCACCATGTGCATCTCCTCGCAGGCGGGCTGCGGCATGAACTGCCCGTTCTGCGCCACCGGCCAGGCGGGTCTGGACCGCAACCTCTCCACCGCGGAGATCGTGCACCAGATCGTCGACGGCATGCGCGCGCTGCGCGACGGCGAGGTGCCGGGAGGCCCGGCGCGCCTGTCGAACATCGTCTTCATGGGCATGGGCGAGCCGCTGGCCAACTACAACCGCGTGGTCGGCGCGATCCGCCGGCTGACCGACCCGGAGCCCGACGGCCTCGGCCTGTCGCAGCGCGGCATCACCGTCTCCACCGTCGGCCTGGTCCCGGCCATGCTCCGGTTCGCCGACGAGGGCTTCAAGTGCCGCCTCGCCGTCTCGCTGCACGCGCCCGACGACGAGCTGCGCGACACCCTGGTGCCGGTGAACACCCGCTGGAACGTCCGTGAGGTGCTGGACGCCGCCTGGGAGTACGCCGACAAGTCCGGCCGCCGGATCTCCATCGAGTACGCGCTGATCCGGGACATCAACGACCAGGCCTGGCGCGGTGACCGGCTCGGCCGGCTGCTCAAGGGCAAGCGCGTGCACGTCAACCTGATTCCGCTGAACCCGACCCCGGGCTCCAAGTGGACCGCCTCGCGCCCCGAGGACGAGAAGGCCTTCGTCGAGGCGATCGCGCGGCACGGCGTGCCCGTGACCGTACGGGACACCCGCGGCCAGGAGATCGACGGCGCCTGCGGCCAGCTCGCCGCAACGGAGCGCTAG
- a CDS encoding ABC transporter ATP-binding protein — translation MTLLELSGVSVRFGERAVVDAVDLAVAEHETVCVLGPSGSGKSTLLRVVAGLQATAAGRVLLGGADQRGVPVHRRGVGLMFQDHQLFPHRDVGGNVAFGLRMQGAARPSYEARVAELLELVGLPGAQRRAIASLSGGEQQRVALARALAPSPRLLMLDEPLGQLDRGLRERLVVELRGLFSRLGTTVLAVTHDQGEAFALADRVVVMRDGRIAQAGTPLEVWQRPASEFVARFLGFENVVTAEVSGGVADTVWGRIPVPAGSPEGPCRLLVRPAGVVPGGLGGLPCVVEARTFRGTHVALLLRAVAGVGPVLEAECGLAGAPEPGDRVGVTFTPSEVVVLPPE, via the coding sequence ATGACCCTGCTGGAACTGAGCGGAGTGTCGGTGCGCTTCGGTGAGCGCGCGGTCGTGGACGCCGTGGACCTGGCGGTCGCCGAACACGAGACCGTGTGCGTGCTCGGCCCCAGCGGCAGCGGGAAGTCCACGCTGCTGCGGGTCGTCGCCGGACTCCAGGCGACCGCCGCCGGGCGGGTCCTGCTCGGCGGCGCCGACCAGCGCGGAGTGCCGGTGCACCGGCGGGGGGTGGGCCTGATGTTCCAGGACCACCAGCTCTTCCCGCACCGGGACGTCGGCGGGAACGTGGCGTTCGGGCTGCGGATGCAGGGCGCGGCGCGGCCGTCGTACGAGGCCCGGGTGGCCGAACTGCTGGAACTGGTCGGGCTCCCGGGCGCGCAGCGGCGCGCGATCGCTTCCCTGTCCGGAGGCGAACAGCAGCGGGTGGCGCTGGCCCGCGCGCTGGCCCCGTCGCCGCGGCTGCTGATGCTCGACGAACCGCTCGGCCAGCTGGACCGGGGGCTGCGGGAGCGCCTCGTCGTCGAGCTGCGGGGACTGTTCTCCCGGCTCGGTACGACCGTCCTGGCCGTCACGCACGACCAGGGCGAGGCCTTCGCGCTGGCCGACCGGGTCGTGGTCATGCGGGACGGGCGGATCGCGCAGGCCGGGACCCCGCTGGAGGTCTGGCAGCGGCCCGCGTCGGAGTTCGTGGCGCGGTTCCTCGGCTTCGAGAACGTGGTCACGGCGGAGGTTTCGGGCGGTGTCGCCGACACGGTATGGGGCCGGATCCCGGTCCCGGCGGGGTCCCCGGAAGGCCCCTGCCGACTGCTGGTCCGCCCGGCGGGCGTGGTGCCGGGGGGCCTGGGCGGCCTGCCGTGCGTGGTGGAGGCGAGGACCTTCCGGGGGACGCATGTGGCGCTGCTGCTGAGGGCGGTGGCGGGGGTGGGTCCGGTGCTGGAGGCCGAGTGCGGGCTGGCCGGGGCGCCGGAACCGGGTGACCGCGTGGGGGTCACCTTCACCCCGTCCGAGGTGGTCGTCCTCCCGCCGGAGTAG
- a CDS encoding ABC transporter permease, producing the protein MAVPLAFFCLFFAYPVAAIVGRGLKGDDGWRFGRIGEVLARPDIGDVLWFTTWQALASTALTLLLALPGAYVFARFEFPGKQLLRAVVTVPFVLPTVVVGTAFLALVGRGGLLDELWGVRLDTTVWAILLAHVFFNYAVVIRTVGGLWAQLDPRQEEAARVLGAGRFAAWRRVTLPALAPAVAAAALMVFLFTFTSFGVVQILGGPAYSTLEVEVYRQTAQLLDLPTAAVLTMVQFVAVGAILGVHAWTVRKRETALRLVDPAHTAHRPRGTGQRLLLGAVLLTVAVLVLLPLGVLVERSFDAPGGYGFGYYRALQDAGAGGGTFLVPPLESIWNSLQYAVAATAIALVIGGLAAAALTRRGGRFVRGFDALLMLPLGVSAVTVGFGFLITLDEPPLDLRTSWILVPLAQALVGVPFVVRTMLPVLRAVDGRLREAAAVLGASPLRAWREVDLPLVRRALLIAAGFAFAVSLGEFGATVFIARPDRPTLPVAVARLLGRAGEMNYGQAMALSTILMLVCAVSLLVLERLRPDKTSGEF; encoded by the coding sequence ATGGCCGTACCCCTCGCCTTCTTCTGCCTCTTCTTCGCCTACCCCGTCGCCGCGATCGTCGGCCGCGGGCTCAAGGGGGACGACGGCTGGCGGTTCGGCCGGATCGGCGAGGTGCTCGCCCGGCCCGACATCGGCGACGTCCTGTGGTTCACCACCTGGCAGGCGCTGGCCTCGACCGCGCTGACCCTGCTGCTCGCACTGCCCGGCGCGTACGTCTTCGCCCGCTTCGAGTTCCCCGGCAAGCAGCTGCTGAGGGCGGTCGTCACCGTGCCGTTCGTGCTGCCCACCGTGGTCGTCGGCACCGCCTTCCTGGCCCTGGTCGGACGCGGCGGACTGCTGGACGAGCTGTGGGGCGTACGGCTCGACACCACCGTCTGGGCGATCCTGCTCGCCCACGTCTTCTTCAACTACGCCGTCGTGATCCGCACGGTCGGCGGCCTGTGGGCGCAGCTCGATCCGCGCCAGGAAGAGGCCGCCCGGGTGCTCGGCGCGGGGCGGTTCGCCGCCTGGCGCCGGGTGACCCTGCCCGCGCTCGCCCCCGCGGTCGCCGCGGCCGCCCTCATGGTGTTCCTCTTCACCTTCACCTCCTTCGGCGTCGTGCAGATCCTCGGCGGACCGGCGTACTCCACCCTGGAGGTGGAGGTCTACCGGCAGACCGCGCAGCTCCTGGACCTGCCGACCGCCGCCGTCCTGACGATGGTGCAGTTCGTGGCCGTCGGCGCGATCCTCGGCGTCCACGCATGGACCGTGCGCAAGCGGGAGACCGCGCTGCGGCTGGTCGACCCCGCGCACACCGCCCACCGGCCGCGCGGCACCGGACAGCGGCTGCTGCTCGGCGCGGTGCTGCTGACGGTGGCCGTGCTGGTGCTACTGCCGCTCGGCGTCCTGGTGGAACGGTCCTTCGACGCCCCCGGCGGGTACGGGTTCGGCTACTACCGGGCCCTGCAGGACGCGGGCGCCGGGGGCGGGACCTTCCTGGTGCCACCACTGGAGTCGATCTGGAACTCCCTCCAGTACGCCGTGGCCGCCACCGCCATCGCCCTGGTCATCGGGGGGCTCGCGGCCGCGGCGCTCACCCGGCGCGGGGGCCGGTTCGTGCGCGGGTTCGACGCGCTGCTGATGCTCCCCCTGGGCGTGTCGGCCGTGACCGTCGGCTTCGGCTTCCTGATCACCCTCGACGAGCCGCCGCTGGACCTGCGGACCTCGTGGATCCTGGTGCCGCTGGCCCAGGCGCTGGTCGGCGTCCCCTTCGTCGTACGGACCATGCTGCCCGTCCTGCGCGCGGTCGACGGACGGCTGCGCGAGGCCGCGGCCGTGCTCGGGGCCTCGCCGCTGCGGGCCTGGCGGGAGGTGGACCTGCCGTTGGTGCGGCGGGCGCTGCTGATCGCCGCCGGATTCGCCTTCGCGGTCTCGCTCGGCGAATTCGGGGCGACCGTCTTCATCGCCCGCCCCGACCGTCCGACGCTGCCCGTGGCCGTGGCCCGGCTGCTGGGGCGCGCGGGCGAGATGAACTACGGGCAGGCGATGGCCCTGAGCACGATCCTCATGCTGGTGTGCGCGGTGTCCCTGCTGGTGCTGGAGCGACTGCGGCCCGACAAGACCTCCGGAGAGTTCTGA
- a CDS encoding Lrp/AsnC family transcriptional regulator, whose product MHSEVVVSRSADSRNRQPSPSVDAVSLAIIEQLQEDGRRPYAAIGKAVGLSEAAVRQRVQKLLDQGVMQIVAVTDPLTVGLRRQAMVGINVEGDLDPVADALTAMAECEYVVMTAGSFDLMVEIVCEDDDHLLDTINKKIRALPGVRSTESFVYLKLKKQTYMWGTR is encoded by the coding sequence GTGCACAGTGAGGTCGTGGTCAGTCGAAGCGCAGATTCCAGGAACAGACAACCGTCCCCTTCGGTCGATGCTGTGTCCCTGGCGATCATCGAGCAACTGCAGGAGGACGGCCGCCGTCCCTACGCGGCGATCGGCAAGGCCGTCGGCCTGTCCGAAGCCGCTGTGCGCCAGCGCGTACAGAAGCTGCTCGACCAGGGCGTCATGCAGATCGTGGCCGTCACCGACCCGCTCACCGTGGGTCTGCGACGTCAGGCGATGGTCGGCATCAATGTCGAGGGGGACCTCGATCCGGTGGCCGACGCGCTGACCGCGATGGCCGAGTGCGAGTACGTGGTGATGACCGCGGGCTCCTTCGATCTGATGGTGGAGATCGTCTGCGAGGACGACGACCACCTGCTCGACACGATCAACAAGAAGATCCGCGCGCTCCCCGGCGTGCGATCAACCGAAAGCTTCGTTTACCTGAAGCTGAAGAAGCAGACCTACATGTGGGGAACCCGATAA
- a CDS encoding ABC transporter ATP-binding protein: protein MYAMVAPPDNDVLWARSLHYSHSGSPGLIGVSVGVRQGEVLALTGPRGSGKTTLLRCLSGQLVPEQGEVWFDGVPVHTMGALARERLRRDRFGWIGPEPGLLPELKVWENAALPLLLSGATHRAAKHAACEWLDRLDIGGFARKRPGALTRAESQRVALARALVGEPAVIFADEPTAPLHRAEQATLLRTLTTAARSHGITVLLATHDERTAAIADRRVDLLDGRPAGGTDAEADIGAGAAEPVTPTEAEGQGACSLSA, encoded by the coding sequence GTGTACGCCATGGTTGCTCCACCGGACAACGACGTGCTCTGGGCACGCTCTCTGCACTACTCCCACAGCGGTTCGCCCGGCCTCATCGGTGTCTCGGTCGGCGTCCGCCAGGGCGAGGTCCTCGCCCTCACCGGCCCGCGCGGCAGCGGCAAGACCACCCTGCTGCGCTGCCTGTCGGGGCAGCTCGTGCCCGAACAGGGCGAGGTCTGGTTCGACGGCGTCCCCGTGCACACCATGGGAGCGCTGGCCCGGGAGCGGCTGCGCCGCGACCGGTTCGGCTGGATCGGCCCCGAGCCCGGTCTGCTGCCCGAACTCAAGGTGTGGGAGAACGCGGCGCTGCCGCTGCTCCTCTCCGGCGCCACGCACCGCGCCGCCAAGCACGCCGCCTGCGAATGGCTGGACCGGCTCGACATCGGCGGCTTCGCGCGCAAGCGCCCCGGCGCCCTGACCCGCGCCGAGTCACAGCGGGTCGCGCTGGCCCGGGCCCTGGTCGGCGAGCCCGCCGTGATCTTCGCGGACGAGCCGACGGCCCCGCTGCACCGGGCCGAGCAGGCCACCCTGCTCCGGACGCTCACCACCGCCGCCCGCTCCCACGGGATCACCGTGCTGCTGGCCACCCACGACGAGCGGACGGCCGCGATCGCCGACCGCCGCGTGGACCTCCTCGACGGCCGCCCGGCCGGGGGCACGGACGCGGAGGCGGACATCGGCGCCGGCGCGGCGGAGCCTGTGACGCCGACCGAAGCGGAGGGCCAGGGCGCGTGCTCGCTCTCCGCCTGA
- a CDS encoding aspartate aminotransferase family protein yields the protein MGNPITVSQDLSKTAYDHLWMHFTRMSSYENAPVPTIVRGEGTYIWDDKGKRYLDGLAGLFVVNAGHGRKELAEVAYKQAQELAFFPIWSYAHPKAVELAERLAHYAPGDLNKVFFTTGGGEAVETAWKLAKQYFKLQGKHTKYKVISRAVAYHGTPQGALSITGLPALKAPFEPLVPGAHKVVNTNIYRAPIHGDDPVAYGRWCADQIEQEILFEGADTVAAVFLEPVQNAGGCFPPPPGYFQRVREICDQYDVLLVSDETICAFGRLGTMFACDKFDYIPDMITCAKGMTSGYSPIGACIISDKLAEPFYKGDNTFLHGYTFGGHPVSSAVALANLDIFDKEGLNQHVLDNEDAFFSTLKKLHDLPIVGDVRGNGFFYGIELVKDKNTKESFTDEETERVLYGFLSKALFDNGLYCRADDRGDPVIQLAPPLIADQGTFDEIEGILRSVLTEAWTKL from the coding sequence GTGGGGAACCCGATAACCGTGAGCCAGGACCTCTCCAAGACCGCGTACGACCACCTGTGGATGCACTTCACCCGCATGTCGTCCTACGAGAACGCGCCCGTCCCCACCATCGTCCGGGGCGAGGGCACCTACATCTGGGACGACAAGGGCAAGCGCTACCTGGACGGTCTCGCCGGACTGTTCGTGGTCAACGCCGGTCACGGCCGCAAGGAACTGGCCGAGGTCGCCTACAAGCAGGCGCAGGAACTCGCGTTCTTCCCCATCTGGTCGTACGCACACCCCAAGGCCGTCGAACTGGCCGAGCGCCTCGCCCACTACGCCCCCGGCGACCTGAACAAGGTCTTCTTCACCACGGGTGGCGGCGAGGCCGTCGAGACCGCCTGGAAGCTCGCCAAGCAGTACTTCAAGCTGCAGGGCAAGCACACCAAGTACAAGGTCATCTCGCGTGCGGTGGCCTACCACGGCACCCCGCAGGGCGCCCTGTCCATCACCGGTCTGCCGGCCCTCAAGGCCCCCTTCGAGCCGCTGGTCCCCGGCGCGCACAAGGTGGTCAACACCAACATCTATCGCGCCCCGATCCACGGCGACGACCCGGTGGCCTACGGCCGCTGGTGCGCCGACCAGATCGAGCAGGAGATCCTGTTCGAGGGCGCGGACACCGTCGCCGCCGTCTTCCTGGAGCCGGTACAGAACGCCGGTGGCTGCTTCCCGCCGCCGCCCGGCTACTTCCAGCGCGTCCGCGAGATCTGCGACCAGTACGACGTGCTGCTCGTCTCCGACGAGACGATCTGCGCCTTCGGCCGCCTCGGCACGATGTTCGCCTGTGACAAGTTCGACTACATCCCGGACATGATCACCTGCGCCAAGGGCATGACCTCGGGCTACTCCCCGATCGGTGCCTGCATCATCTCGGACAAGCTCGCCGAGCCGTTCTACAAGGGTGACAACACCTTCCTGCACGGCTACACCTTCGGTGGCCACCCGGTCTCCTCGGCCGTGGCGCTCGCCAACCTCGACATCTTCGACAAGGAAGGCCTCAACCAGCACGTGCTGGACAACGAGGACGCCTTCTTCTCGACGCTGAAGAAGCTGCACGACCTGCCGATCGTCGGTGACGTCCGCGGCAACGGCTTCTTCTACGGCATCGAACTCGTCAAGGACAAGAACACCAAGGAGTCCTTCACGGACGAGGAGACGGAGCGCGTGCTCTACGGCTTCCTCTCCAAGGCGCTCTTCGACAACGGCCTGTACTGCCGTGCCGACGACCGCGGTGACCCGGTCATCCAGCTGGCCCCGCCGCTGATCGCCGACCAGGGCACCTTCGACGAGATCGAGGGCATCCTGCGCTCGGTGCTCACCGAGGCGTGGACCAAGCTCTAG